A portion of the Alphaproteobacteria bacterium genome contains these proteins:
- a CDS encoding Hsp20/alpha crystallin family protein, translating into MDRVFDEFWGTARLPTDSGRSGLNITATKIDISEDDKQVEITAELPGLEEKDVNVTLHDGVLTIEGERKNETEDKNEAKRYHLIERSYGAFRRVIPVGDGIDDDKVKAIFKNGVLTISLPKTEARQEKSKQIEIKTA; encoded by the coding sequence ATGGACCGTGTCTTCGACGAATTCTGGGGGACGGCCAGATTGCCGACCGATAGTGGCCGCAGCGGCTTGAATATAACCGCGACCAAAATCGACATCAGCGAAGACGACAAGCAAGTCGAAATCACCGCCGAGTTGCCGGGGCTCGAGGAGAAGGACGTCAACGTCACCTTGCATGATGGCGTTTTGACGATCGAGGGCGAGCGCAAGAATGAGACCGAGGACAAGAATGAGGCCAAACGCTATCACCTTATCGAACGGTCCTATGGCGCCTTCCGTCGGGTCATCCCGGTCGGCGACGGCATCGATGACGACAAAGTCAAGGCGATATTCAAGAACGGCGTGCTGACGATTTCGCTGCCCAAGACGGAGGCCCGTCAGGAGAAATCCAAGCAAATCGAAATCAAGACCGCATAA
- a CDS encoding SRPBCC family protein, which yields MKLHQANDTLLRRVLVANALSSASSGLLCLLFPQAAATLLFENTFSVLGISPSGLLLALGIGLLIFAIFVLVTAREETLAMGRARLVCLADLLWVVDSVALLLVFPDTFSPIGFEIVSVVALCVLLFALGQLAGIALVYQGRSDVRVSARKDGWMTVTASIETTASAARVWQVMRDQKCYADVADNLSKAEIIAGQGEGMVRQCTDTAGRSWRETCSRWEEGQGFAFRVHTEAADYPYPIARMTGEWTLSPTKRGTRISMTFGIQAKSGFTGRLIFNVMAASFPRICDRLLRNWTRVMEDRENSAVCRPPLAAPAANPGA from the coding sequence ATGAAACTTCACCAAGCCAACGATACCCTGTTGCGCCGCGTCCTGGTGGCGAACGCGCTGTCTTCGGCTTCGTCCGGTCTGCTATGTCTTCTCTTTCCGCAAGCCGCCGCGACGCTGTTGTTCGAAAACACGTTTTCGGTACTGGGAATTTCTCCGTCAGGTCTCTTGTTGGCGCTCGGGATCGGACTTCTCATCTTCGCTATCTTTGTCCTTGTGACCGCTCGGGAGGAGACTCTCGCAATGGGTCGGGCGCGGCTGGTCTGCCTCGCCGATCTGCTGTGGGTCGTGGATAGTGTCGCGCTGCTCCTGGTATTCCCCGACACCTTCTCGCCGATCGGATTCGAGATCGTTTCGGTGGTGGCGCTTTGCGTCTTGCTCTTTGCTCTCGGGCAACTGGCGGGCATTGCCTTGGTTTATCAGGGTCGGAGCGACGTTCGGGTGAGCGCCCGAAAGGATGGCTGGATGACCGTCACAGCCAGCATAGAAACGACGGCATCTGCGGCGCGCGTTTGGCAGGTCATGCGCGATCAGAAATGCTACGCCGATGTGGCGGACAATCTCAGCAAGGCCGAAATCATAGCCGGGCAGGGCGAAGGCATGGTCCGGCAATGTACCGACACCGCAGGTCGGAGTTGGCGGGAAACCTGTTCCCGCTGGGAGGAAGGCCAGGGTTTCGCCTTCCGCGTCCATACCGAAGCCGCGGACTATCCTTATCCTATCGCTCGAATGACCGGAGAGTGGACCCTTTCGCCCACGAAGCGGGGAACGCGAATCAGCATGACTTTTGGCATCCAGGCAAAATCCGGCTTTACCGGTCGCCTGATTTTCAATGTGATGGCAGCCTCATTCCCCCGGATCTGCGACCGCTTGTTGCGCAACTGGACGCGGGTCATGGAAGATCGGGAGAATTCCGCGGTTTGCCGACCGCCGTTGGCGGCGCCAGCCGCAAATCCCGGCGCTTGA
- a CDS encoding AMP-binding protein, whose protein sequence is MRFLPPGDTYEEIYAAFRWQVPASYNMGAAVCDRHATGNPPALIYVDGDGRVERYGFGDLKKLSNRLANVLKSFGVVPGDRMGILLPQCPEAAIAHVAAYKMGAIALPLFALFGDEALQYRLHNSGAKILVTDRSNADKIDAIQDRLPDLARVIVIDEPGADGWTRLLERASDDFEVVPTKADDPCLLIYTSGTTGPPKGALHAHRTMLGHMPGNEFFHEFYPQPGDLFWTPADWAWIGALMDLLMPAWFHGVPVLVFRAPKFDPEQAFAMMEAHRVHNTFLPPTALKLMRQIEDPKRPFPGSLRTCFTGGEPMGEELLAWGRDALGCTINEGYGQTECNLVVANCSSLYPVRAGSMGRPAPGHRLAIIDAEGSVLPRGEKGQIAVRRPDPVMMLEYWRNPDATRDKYVGDWLITGDTGWQDEDDYFWFVCRDDDVITSAGYRIGPGEIEDCLMRHPAVSLAAVVGVPDKIRTEVVKAFIVVKPGIVADDALRTAIQAHVKSRLAAHEYPRLIDFVDSLPMTTTGKIKRRDLRLAPPTAVGKPRNSPDLP, encoded by the coding sequence ATGCGCTTCCTCCCGCCCGGGGACACCTATGAAGAAATCTATGCAGCGTTTCGCTGGCAGGTGCCGGCCAGCTACAACATGGGCGCCGCCGTGTGCGATCGCCATGCGACAGGGAACCCGCCGGCGCTTATCTATGTCGACGGCGACGGCCGCGTCGAACGCTATGGCTTTGGCGACCTCAAGAAGCTGTCGAACCGGCTCGCCAACGTCCTGAAGTCCTTCGGCGTGGTACCCGGCGACCGGATGGGGATCCTGTTGCCGCAATGCCCCGAGGCGGCCATCGCCCACGTTGCGGCCTACAAGATGGGTGCGATCGCCCTGCCCTTGTTCGCGTTGTTCGGCGACGAGGCCCTGCAGTACCGACTGCACAACAGCGGCGCCAAGATCCTGGTAACCGATAGGTCGAATGCGGACAAAATTGACGCGATCCAGGACCGCCTACCTGACCTGGCTCGCGTCATCGTCATCGATGAGCCCGGTGCGGACGGGTGGACACGACTCCTCGAACGCGCGTCAGACGATTTCGAGGTGGTTCCGACAAAGGCCGATGACCCATGCCTTCTCATTTACACGTCCGGGACCACCGGCCCACCCAAGGGCGCGCTCCACGCCCATCGCACGATGCTCGGCCATATGCCGGGCAACGAATTCTTCCATGAATTCTACCCCCAGCCAGGCGACCTGTTCTGGACTCCGGCCGACTGGGCGTGGATTGGCGCGCTGATGGACCTGCTCATGCCGGCGTGGTTCCACGGCGTGCCTGTTTTGGTCTTCCGGGCACCGAAGTTCGACCCCGAGCAGGCTTTCGCAATGATGGAAGCCCATAGAGTTCATAATACCTTTCTCCCGCCGACCGCCCTCAAATTGATGCGCCAGATCGAGGACCCGAAGCGCCCATTTCCGGGCAGCCTTCGCACCTGCTTCACGGGTGGCGAACCGATGGGGGAGGAATTGCTGGCGTGGGGCCGAGACGCACTTGGCTGCACCATCAACGAGGGCTATGGCCAGACGGAGTGCAATCTGGTCGTCGCCAATTGTTCGTCGCTCTATCCGGTGCGGGCGGGCTCCATGGGCCGGCCGGCGCCCGGCCATCGGCTCGCCATCATCGACGCCGAGGGCAGCGTGCTGCCGCGCGGCGAAAAGGGGCAGATTGCGGTGCGCCGTCCCGACCCGGTCATGATGCTCGAATACTGGCGCAACCCAGACGCGACCCGCGACAAATATGTCGGCGACTGGCTGATAACCGGCGATACCGGGTGGCAGGACGAGGACGACTATTTCTGGTTCGTCTGCCGCGACGATGACGTCATAACCAGCGCCGGCTATCGCATCGGGCCCGGCGAGATCGAGGACTGCCTGATGCGGCACCCGGCGGTCAGTTTGGCGGCAGTCGTCGGCGTGCCTGACAAAATACGCACCGAGGTCGTCAAGGCGTTCATCGTGGTCAAGCCGGGCATCGTTGCCGACGATGCCTTGCGGACCGCGATCCAGGCCCATGTCAAATCCCGGCTCGCGGCCCACGAATATCCCCGCCTGATCGATTTTGTCGACAGCCTGCCGATGACGACAACCGGAAAGATCAAGCGCCGGGATTTGCGGCTGGCGCCGCCAACGGCGGTCGGCAAACCGCGGAATTCTCCCGATCTTCCATGA